From Dama dama isolate Ldn47 unplaced genomic scaffold, ASM3311817v1 ptg000462l, whole genome shotgun sequence, one genomic window encodes:
- the LOC133053853 gene encoding olfactory receptor 4C3D-like, producing MDPMSPHNVTKFVLLGLTQNPHLQKILFIVFLFILLFTVLANLLIVITISLSPTLSAPMYFFLTHLSFLDASLTSVTTPKLIIDLLYQRTTISWGACLTQLFMEHFLAGSEVTILIVMAYDRYVAICKPLHYTTIMRQGLCRLLVVVVWTGRILHATVQILFTMDLIFCGPNVIDHFMCDFFSLLELACNSTYRLGIVVAANTGGMCLLIFSMLLVSYAVILSSLKSHGSEGRRKALSTCAAHFTVVVMSFVPCIFTYTRPVAVYPTDKWVTVFFAILTPMFNPIIYTVRNIEVKTAIRNLLKRGVI from the coding sequence ATGGATCCCATGTCTCCTCACAACGTGACCAAATTTGTTCTTCTGGGACTCACACAGAATCCACATTTGCAGAAAATACTCTTCAttgtctttttgttcattttgctATTCACAGTGCTGGCCAACCTGCTAATTGtcatcaccatctccctcagCCCCACACTTTCTGCCCCTATGTACTTCTTCCTTACTCACTTATCCTTCCTAGATGCCTCCTTGACCTCTGTCACCACGCCCAAATTGATAATTGATCTGCTGTACCAGAGGACAACCATCTCCTGGGGTGCCTGCCTGACTCAGCTGTTTATGGAACATTTCCTGGCTGGATCAGAGGTCACCATCCTCAttgtcatggcctatgaccgctacgtggccatctgcaagcctctgCACTACACGACCATCATGCGACAGGGGCTCTGCCggctcctggtggtggtggtctgGACTGggaggatcctgcatgccactgtGCAGATTCTTTTCACCATGGACTTGATCTTCTGTGGTCCCAATGTCATTGACCACTTCATGTGTGATTTTTTCTCACTGTTGGAACTTGCGTGCAATAGTACCTATAGGCTTGGAATTGTGGTGGCAGCTAACACAGGGGGGATGTGCTTGCTTATTTTTTCCATGCTGCTCGTCTCCTACGCAGTCATCCTGAGCTCCCTGAAATCCCATGGCTCTGAAGGACGACGTAAAGCCCTCTCTACATGTGCTGCCCACTTCACAGTAGTGGTAATGTCTTTTGTCCCTTGTATATTCACCTACACGCGTCCTGTGGCTGTGTACCCTACAGACAAGTGGGTGACTGTGTTCTTTGCAATCCTCACTCCTATGTTTAATCCTATCATTTATACAGTGAGAAACATAGAGGTGAAAACTGCCATAAGGAATTTGTTGAAGAGGGGAGTAATTTAG